The following are from one region of the Microbacterium paraoxydans genome:
- a CDS encoding lysophospholipid acyltransferase family protein has protein sequence MFYWLMKYVVIGPVVKAVFRPWIVGRKNVPATGAAILASNHLSFADSIFLPLVIDRSMSFLAKSDYFTGRGLKGWSTRFFMKATGQIPIDRSGGKASEASLNTGLQVLGGGDLLGIYPEGTRSPDGKLYRGRTGIARMALEAKVPVIPVIMVDTDTAMPIGRRIPRVMRVGIVIGEPLDFSRYAGMENDRYILRSVTDEIMVALQRLGQQEYEDVYASTVKDRLPARVT, from the coding sequence ATGTTCTACTGGCTGATGAAGTACGTCGTGATCGGCCCCGTGGTCAAGGCCGTGTTCCGCCCCTGGATCGTGGGGCGGAAGAACGTGCCCGCGACCGGGGCGGCGATCCTCGCCAGCAACCATCTCTCCTTCGCGGACTCGATCTTCCTGCCCCTCGTGATCGATCGGTCGATGTCGTTCCTCGCGAAGAGCGACTACTTCACCGGACGCGGCCTCAAGGGGTGGTCCACCCGCTTCTTCATGAAGGCGACGGGCCAGATCCCCATCGACCGCTCCGGTGGCAAGGCCTCGGAGGCCTCCCTGAACACCGGCCTCCAGGTCCTCGGCGGGGGCGACCTGCTCGGCATCTATCCGGAGGGCACCCGCAGCCCCGACGGCAAGCTCTACCGCGGCCGCACCGGCATCGCCCGGATGGCGCTCGAGGCGAAGGTCCCCGTCATCCCGGTCATCATGGTCGACACCGACACGGCGATGCCCATCGGCCGCCGGATCCCGCGCGTCATGCGGGTCGGGATCGTCATCGGCGAGCCGCTCGACTTCTCCCGCTACGCCGGCATGGAGAACGACCGCTACATCCTCCGCTCCGTCACGGATGAGATCATGGTGGCGCTCCAGCGGCTCGGTCAGCAGGAGTACGAGGACGTCTACGCATCGACCGTCAAGGACCGCCTCCCGGCGCGCGTCACATAG